The Oscillospiraceae bacterium genome window below encodes:
- a CDS encoding recombinase family protein has product MKAVIYARYSSDNQREESIEGQLRECKEYAERQNLTIVGTYLDRALTATADNRPEFQRMIADSSQKQFEVVLVWKLDRFARNRIDSATYRAILRRNNVKVVSAKENISEGPEGIILESILEGMAEYYSAELSVKVKRGQKENALKCKANGGMIPFGYKVNAERFYEIDPLTAPIVLEIFTRYADGQTVNEISENMNNRGVFANTKYKYTNKSSLHNLLKNRRYIGEYKYGDTITPDGMPAIVPQDIFDRVQARMAKNKHAPAAAKAPDEFILTTKLFCGTDGVFMVGTSGTSKTKKAYHYYKCGNAIYKKSCEKKAVRKDWIERLVVAKTKELVLNDKMIAQAATSIVALYGKENTVIPHLQKQLKEVEKSIVNMLDAIQQGIITASTKQRLDDLENKKIDLEIAIAQESITKPPLSKEQIVYWISQFKDGDVDDPVYRKRIVEIFVNSVYLQDDKLVLLYNCKDGTRTITLDEIECSDLEEQAPPLGSKIL; this is encoded by the coding sequence ATGAAAGCCGTCATTTATGCCCGATATTCAAGCGACAATCAGCGTGAGGAGTCCATCGAGGGGCAGCTTCGCGAATGCAAAGAATACGCCGAACGGCAAAATCTCACCATTGTTGGCACATATCTTGACCGTGCTTTGACGGCAACGGCAGACAATCGCCCCGAATTTCAACGCATGATTGCCGACAGCTCGCAAAAGCAATTCGAGGTAGTCCTCGTTTGGAAGTTAGACCGTTTCGCCCGAAACCGTATCGACAGCGCAACATATCGTGCCATTTTACGGCGAAATAATGTCAAAGTCGTATCAGCCAAAGAGAATATCAGCGAAGGCCCGGAGGGCATTATTCTCGAATCAATTTTGGAGGGCATGGCGGAATATTATTCGGCGGAGTTGTCCGTCAAAGTCAAGCGAGGACAAAAAGAAAACGCCTTGAAGTGCAAAGCAAACGGCGGCATGATACCGTTCGGCTACAAGGTCAATGCCGAGCGATTTTACGAAATCGACCCGCTCACCGCACCCATTGTCCTTGAAATATTTACACGCTACGCAGACGGTCAAACCGTCAACGAAATCAGCGAAAACATGAACAATCGCGGCGTTTTTGCCAACACAAAATACAAATATACCAACAAGAGCAGCTTGCATAATTTATTGAAAAATCGGCGATATATCGGTGAATATAAATACGGCGATACCATAACGCCGGACGGTATGCCCGCCATTGTGCCGCAAGACATTTTCGATAGAGTACAGGCTCGAATGGCGAAGAACAAACACGCTCCGGCAGCGGCAAAAGCACCCGATGAATTTATCCTCACGACTAAATTATTCTGCGGCACGGATGGCGTTTTCATGGTGGGAACAAGCGGCACGAGCAAGACGAAAAAGGCGTATCACTACTACAAATGCGGCAACGCGATTTATAAAAAGTCATGCGAAAAGAAAGCGGTTCGCAAGGATTGGATAGAGCGGCTTGTTGTTGCCAAAACGAAAGAGCTTGTGCTGAATGACAAAATGATAGCGCAAGCGGCAACGTCAATCGTAGCCTTGTACGGCAAGGAAAATACGGTTATTCCTCACCTTCAAAAACAGCTCAAAGAGGTTGAGAAAAGCATTGTCAATATGCTCGATGCCATTCAACAGGGCATTATCACCGCCTCGACAAAGCAACGGCTTGACGATTTGGAAAACAAGAAAATCGACCTCGAAATCGCTATCGCGCAAGAGAGTATCACCAAGCCGCCGTTGAGCAAAGAGCAGATTGTGTATTGGATTAGCCAATTCAAAGACGGCGATGTGGATGACCCGGTTTATCGCAAGCGGATTGTTGAGATATTTGTTAATTCTGTCTATTTACAGGACGATAAACTTGTGCTATTATACAACTGTAAAGATGGCACACGCACCATCACGCTCGATGAAATCGAGTGTTCGGATTTGGAGGAGCAAGCCCCGCCATTAGGCTCAAAAATCCTGTGA
- a CDS encoding spermidine/putrescine ABC transporter substrate-binding protein, whose product MKKKIVSLLVMAIVLAGITPLSQTADACVTCEDNTHGVQDFTGVTINVFNWGLFIDEDLIAEFEAETGITVNYSTYSTNEELYTQLQIGGASYDVIVPSDYMIEQLIEEDMLFPLNFNNIPNFQYIDELFLNPAYDPQNAFSVPYAWGITGIIYNSDHVSTPTSWGALWNEDYANRILMFNNPRDAFGVAALYRGDNINDMSDEAIIAQRELLIEQRPLVLQYVMDEIYTLMPAGEAWLAPWYVGSFFYMQYSNPSLRFAIPDEGVNFFVNAMVVPASSRHPEAAEAFINFFTRPDVSGRNMNHVGYSTPVTAAREYIELSDENFALAYPDYEWLRANAFEHMFAFESVEATNRLNDEFRRVRAERNLLPYLIGVPAVVVVLAGLFIAMKVAKKRRAAE is encoded by the coding sequence ATGAAAAAGAAAATCGTTTCCCTGCTTGTCATGGCAATCGTTTTGGCGGGCATCACCCCACTCTCGCAAACAGCCGATGCCTGCGTAACCTGCGAAGATAACACGCACGGTGTGCAAGACTTCACTGGTGTCACCATCAACGTCTTCAACTGGGGGCTGTTCATTGACGAAGATTTAATTGCTGAGTTTGAAGCCGAAACCGGCATCACTGTCAATTACAGCACATACAGCACCAATGAAGAGCTGTACACACAACTGCAAATAGGCGGCGCGAGCTATGACGTTATTGTGCCGTCAGACTATATGATTGAGCAGCTCATTGAAGAAGACATGCTTTTTCCTTTAAATTTCAACAATATACCAAATTTCCAATATATTGACGAGTTGTTCCTCAATCCTGCGTACGATCCGCAAAATGCATTTTCCGTGCCTTATGCATGGGGCATCACCGGTATCATCTACAACAGTGACCACGTTAGCACACCCACAAGCTGGGGCGCGCTGTGGAACGAAGACTATGCCAATCGCATTTTGATGTTCAACAACCCGCGCGATGCGTTCGGCGTTGCGGCGCTGTATCGCGGTGATAACATCAACGATATGTCGGATGAAGCAATCATAGCGCAGCGCGAACTGCTTATCGAGCAGCGACCGTTGGTGTTGCAGTATGTCATGGATGAAATCTATACCCTCATGCCGGCGGGCGAAGCATGGCTCGCGCCGTGGTATGTTGGCAGTTTCTTCTATATGCAGTACAGTAATCCGTCACTGCGGTTTGCCATTCCGGACGAAGGCGTAAATTTCTTTGTTAACGCCATGGTTGTGCCGGCCAGCTCACGTCACCCCGAGGCAGCCGAAGCATTTATCAACTTTTTTACCCGTCCCGATGTATCCGGTCGCAACATGAACCATGTCGGGTACAGCACGCCTGTCACGGCTGCGCGGGAATATATTGAGTTGAGTGACGAGAATTTTGCGTTGGCATACCCCGACTATGAGTGGCTGCGTGCCAATGCCTTTGAGCATATGTTTGCCTTCGAGTCAGTCGAAGCCACCAATCGGTTAAATGACGAATTCCGCCGCGTCCGCGCCGAACGCAACTTGCTTCCGTATTTGATTGGTGTTCCGGCCGTTGTTGTTGTACTGGCAGGGCTCTTTATCGCCATGAAAGTAGCCAAGAAAAGGAGAGCTGCTGAGTAG
- a CDS encoding S1C family serine protease, with amino-acid sequence MNYEQDDIVVTQEETGQKFNNFYEKTRAVAPQPIHMPSPQITPSLAPKRKRNGLTTLLVLLLVFGTFITGVAGVMIGVNLDQNTAPQRSGGTQNVENPAHAAPNRDNENAGDRDFPLNLPTGDQLSAVEVFEKCNQGVVAITVEVAGQNALGQSVTRQSAGSGFIITADGYIVTNHHVVFGYQKVTVMLYNGIRYEATVVGSDELSDLAVLKIDGEDLFYLEFGASSMLRVGETVYTIGNPLGELANTFTDGMISALEREILIEGDHGNAISMNLLQTNAAISPGNSGGPLLNVYGQVVGVINAKSVREGVEGLGFAIPIDDAQPLIVDIIANGVVTTRAALNITATNFFEVRGSRQIPIEGAGVYMVVEDGAAYQAGVREEDLIIAINDIAISNTDDLVRALRQFTVGDVVRLTIVRDRNEIRLDVTLGPPMAVQVEDEPVAEEMP; translated from the coding sequence ATGAATTACGAACAAGATGACATTGTTGTCACACAAGAAGAGACCGGGCAAAAGTTTAACAATTTTTATGAAAAGACAAGAGCGGTTGCGCCGCAGCCGATACACATGCCGTCGCCGCAAATCACACCATCGTTGGCACCCAAGCGAAAGCGAAACGGCTTGACTACTTTGCTTGTGCTGCTTTTGGTGTTTGGTACATTTATCACTGGCGTTGCCGGTGTAATGATTGGCGTAAATTTGGATCAGAACACCGCGCCGCAGCGATCCGGTGGGACGCAAAATGTTGAAAATCCCGCTCACGCTGCACCGAACCGAGATAATGAAAACGCCGGGGATCGTGATTTCCCACTAAACTTGCCTACGGGTGATCAGTTGAGTGCGGTTGAGGTTTTTGAGAAATGCAACCAAGGCGTTGTTGCCATTACAGTAGAGGTGGCAGGACAAAACGCTCTCGGACAGTCTGTTACGCGGCAATCGGCCGGGTCTGGTTTTATCATTACTGCAGACGGGTACATCGTGACTAACCATCATGTTGTCTTTGGTTACCAAAAAGTTACAGTTATGTTATATAATGGCATACGCTATGAAGCAACAGTTGTCGGCAGTGACGAGTTGAGCGACCTTGCTGTGCTGAAAATTGATGGTGAAGACCTGTTTTATTTGGAGTTTGGCGCATCAAGCATGCTGCGCGTAGGGGAGACTGTCTACACTATTGGTAACCCGCTCGGCGAACTGGCAAATACATTTACCGATGGCATGATTAGTGCATTGGAACGTGAAATTCTTATCGAAGGTGACCACGGCAATGCTATTTCTATGAATTTGTTGCAAACGAATGCAGCAATCAGCCCGGGTAATTCCGGCGGGCCTTTGCTTAATGTATATGGGCAAGTTGTCGGTGTCATTAATGCTAAAAGCGTGCGGGAAGGCGTAGAGGGTTTGGGGTTTGCCATACCGATTGATGACGCGCAGCCGTTGATTGTCGATATCATCGCCAATGGCGTGGTGACAACACGCGCTGCATTGAATATCACGGCAACCAACTTCTTTGAAGTGCGCGGCAGCCGGCAGATCCCTATCGAGGGTGCAGGCGTGTATATGGTTGTTGAAGACGGTGCAGCGTATCAGGCTGGCGTACGCGAAGAAGACTTGATTATTGCGATAAATGACATTGCAATCAGCAACACTGATGACTTGGTGCGCGCATTGCGACAGTTCACGGTAGGAGATGTTGTACGCTTGACCATTGTACGTGACCGCAATGAGATTCGTTTAGATGTAACGCTTGGGCCACCGATGGCGGTGCAGGTTGAAGATGAGCCGGTGGCAGAAGAAATGCCATAA
- a CDS encoding MerR family transcriptional regulator, giving the protein MSQLTKINEVTNRYDVTARTLHYYEKMGLIASSRDENSGYRLYDQVALTRLKQILILRKMNISIADIGKIFAANNSDAVLSVLDRKVDDIDSEVAHLHELKEIVLEFIRQLRQVDFHNEADVKMLFDKAVEIETSLAQDSPDIANLLDTSDVIDEQLTSVAVESKEENSPHILERFEIVKSPAYRFIGKSVYVRNDWSNPHFEPAHVQGQLWVAKKWVYSTLDEMTNYIAPDMPYAGAIYMWDRYDDRSQLIGYMIGKFMKADTPVPNGMDYFDMPEGYIAKGWGGFVEGQIKDILRESNEYNDASWSWGGDVFADYNARGDDGSIDKDKTGYFIACTKVGE; this is encoded by the coding sequence ATGAGCCAATTAACAAAAATCAACGAGGTCACCAATCGCTACGATGTAACCGCACGTACATTACACTACTACGAAAAAATGGGGCTAATCGCAAGCTCCCGTGACGAAAATTCGGGCTATCGGCTCTATGACCAAGTAGCACTCACACGCTTAAAACAAATTCTTATCTTACGGAAAATGAACATTTCGATTGCCGATATCGGAAAAATATTTGCGGCAAACAATTCTGATGCCGTGCTTTCTGTGTTGGACAGAAAAGTGGACGACATTGACAGCGAAGTAGCGCACCTGCACGAGTTGAAAGAAATTGTACTGGAATTTATTCGACAACTTCGACAAGTCGATTTTCATAACGAAGCAGATGTGAAAATGCTATTTGATAAAGCGGTGGAAATTGAAACATCGTTGGCACAAGATAGCCCCGATATTGCTAATTTGCTTGATACATCTGATGTGATAGATGAGCAGTTGACAAGTGTTGCGGTCGAGAGTAAGGAAGAAAACTCGCCGCACATATTAGAGCGTTTTGAAATTGTGAAAAGTCCTGCATATCGCTTTATCGGCAAATCAGTTTATGTACGCAACGATTGGAGCAACCCGCATTTTGAGCCTGCCCATGTACAAGGGCAGTTGTGGGTGGCTAAAAAATGGGTCTATTCAACCCTTGACGAAATGACTAACTACATTGCTCCCGATATGCCATACGCCGGGGCAATTTATATGTGGGATAGATACGATGATAGAAGTCAACTAATCGGATATATGATTGGCAAGTTTATGAAAGCAGATACACCTGTGCCTAACGGCATGGATTACTTTGATATGCCCGAGGGCTATATCGCCAAAGGTTGGGGCGGCTTTGTTGAAGGTCAAATAAAAGACATTCTCAGAGAGTCGAACGAATACAACGACGCGTCATGGTCGTGGGGTGGCGATGTGTTTGCGGATTATAATGCAAGGGGCGATGATGGGAGCATTGATAAAGATAAAACCGGGTATTTCATAGCGTGTACGAAAGTGGGTGAATAA
- a CDS encoding ABC transporter permease — MKNRLIAVPYLVWMAIFIVVPMAMVVFFAFTDQHTGQFTFGNMAQLGEFLPAFVDSILYAAVATLFCFLIGYPTAYYIARCRPSRQRLLMMMIILPMCMSFLLRTLAWVALLQNTGIVNSAIGLIGIGPLPLLRTPPALVLGMVYNFLPYMILPLYTVQLRIDKRVIEAAQDLGCDRKQVLRKVLLPLSMPGIAAGITMVFVPAVSTFYITQQMGPAGQMLIGDMIEDMFTTAYNPNVGAALSLVLMLMVVLCMGVMNKFSDDEEGVF; from the coding sequence ATGAAAAATAGATTGATAGCCGTGCCCTACCTGGTATGGATGGCGATATTTATCGTCGTGCCGATGGCTATGGTGGTATTCTTCGCCTTTACCGATCAGCACACAGGACAATTTACATTTGGAAACATGGCTCAATTGGGCGAATTTTTGCCCGCATTTGTTGATAGCATTCTTTACGCCGCTGTCGCGACGTTGTTCTGCTTTTTAATTGGCTACCCCACGGCATACTATATCGCGCGTTGCCGTCCAAGCCGGCAACGGTTGCTTATGATGATGATTATTCTGCCCATGTGCATGAGTTTCCTGCTGCGCACACTGGCATGGGTGGCATTACTGCAAAACACCGGCATTGTCAACAGCGCCATCGGGCTTATCGGCATCGGGCCGCTGCCCTTACTGCGCACACCGCCGGCACTGGTGTTGGGCATGGTGTACAACTTCTTGCCATATATGATTCTGCCGCTTTATACCGTACAATTGCGCATTGACAAGCGTGTTATCGAAGCGGCGCAAGATTTGGGCTGTGATCGCAAGCAAGTACTGCGCAAAGTGCTGCTTCCATTGAGTATGCCCGGCATCGCGGCGGGCATCACGATGGTCTTCGTGCCCGCAGTGAGTACTTTCTACATCACACAGCAGATGGGCCCCGCCGGCCAAATGCTCATCGGTGATATGATCGAAGACATGTTTACCACAGCGTATAACCCCAATGTTGGTGCCGCGCTGTCACTGGTATTGATGCTGATGGTGGTGCTTTGTATGGGCGTCATGAACAAGTTTAGCGATGACGAGGAGGGTGTATTCTGA
- a CDS encoding CCA tRNA nucleotidyltransferase, which yields MNTPCIEILNHLNAAGYESYFVGGCVRDLALNRTPHDYDIATQATPEQVKQVFSDSHVVDTGIRYGTVTIRHEHIPIEITTFRADGAYSDGRRPDAVFFGQSIEIDLARRDFTVNAMAWNPERGLFDPFGGAADCQTKIIRCVGEPVQRFSEDALRILRALRFACQLGFSIESHTQAAMYECAESLRHIASERITAEVSAMLMSCSLRPMFNNQALFAALAPQWSALSSEGWRTLCQAIERSDDVIVRIAMLCHNGFPKRLRLDNRTISRIKAMHRQIDLPSEPHAMAHIIAVYGVDAIRDLLTYRQAFDETAPVDIFDNVLATFSCLNLKQLAVNGNDLLDIAQGAQIGKLLQTLLQAVIDKEVENERKALLQFARDFYRRQF from the coding sequence ATGAACACACCTTGTATCGAAATTCTCAATCATTTGAATGCCGCCGGTTACGAAAGCTATTTTGTTGGCGGCTGTGTGCGCGATCTGGCGCTCAATCGTACACCGCATGACTATGACATTGCTACACAAGCCACGCCCGAGCAAGTCAAGCAAGTGTTTAGTGATTCGCACGTCGTTGATACAGGCATTCGCTATGGGACAGTGACGATACGACATGAACATATCCCTATTGAAATTACAACGTTCCGCGCCGATGGCGCATACTCCGATGGCCGCCGTCCCGATGCCGTTTTCTTCGGACAATCTATCGAAATTGATCTAGCCCGTCGCGATTTCACTGTTAATGCCATGGCGTGGAATCCCGAGCGCGGGCTTTTCGACCCTTTTGGCGGCGCAGCCGACTGCCAAACTAAGATTATTCGTTGTGTTGGCGAGCCGGTGCAACGGTTTTCCGAGGATGCCTTGCGTATTTTGCGGGCATTACGTTTTGCCTGTCAGCTTGGATTTTCCATTGAATCACATACACAAGCTGCTATGTACGAATGTGCTGAATCCTTGCGACACATTGCTTCTGAGCGAATTACCGCTGAAGTCAGCGCAATGCTGATGAGCTGCTCTTTGCGTCCAATGTTTAATAATCAAGCACTGTTCGCCGCTCTTGCGCCGCAATGGTCAGCACTTAGCAGCGAAGGTTGGCGCACGCTTTGTCAAGCCATTGAACGGTCTGACGATGTCATTGTACGCATTGCAATGCTGTGCCATAATGGATTCCCTAAACGCTTGCGGTTAGATAATCGCACGATTTCTCGCATCAAGGCAATGCACCGCCAAATTGATTTACCAAGCGAGCCACACGCAATGGCTCATATCATTGCGGTATACGGCGTTGACGCTATCCGCGACTTGTTGACATATCGTCAGGCTTTTGATGAAACAGCGCCGGTTGACATTTTCGATAACGTTCTCGCCACATTCTCTTGCCTGAATTTGAAGCAGCTGGCAGTCAACGGCAACGACCTTTTAGATATTGCACAGGGTGCACAAATCGGCAAGCTATTGCAAACATTGTTGCAAGCAGTCATTGACAAGGAAGTGGAAAACGAGCGGAAAGCGCTATTGCAATTCGCTAGGGACTTCTATAGGCGGCAGTTCTAA
- a CDS encoding VOC family protein, with amino-acid sequence MHRSMFQVYVKDSVKAVELYQLAFDAKIKGVHENEDGSYMHAELDIFGQVLALSESVDATFGTNMQFCLHMGGGNEEKVKKAYEVLRDGAEINQPLGENFYSPLCFMLRDKFGVCWCMFV; translated from the coding sequence ATGCATAGGTCAATGTTTCAAGTGTATGTTAAAGATAGCGTAAAAGCAGTTGAACTATATCAACTGGCATTTGACGCAAAAATTAAGGGCGTTCACGAAAATGAAGACGGAAGTTATATGCACGCTGAACTTGATATTTTTGGACAAGTATTAGCATTATCCGAAAGTGTAGATGCAACCTTTGGAACCAATATGCAGTTCTGCCTTCACATGGGGGGCGGCAATGAAGAAAAAGTCAAGAAAGCGTATGAAGTATTACGTGATGGGGCTGAAATTAATCAGCCGTTGGGCGAAAATTTTTACAGCCCATTATGCTTTATGCTAAGAGACAAGTTTGGTGTTTGTTGGTGTATGTTCGTGTAG
- a CDS encoding sporulation protein YqfD — protein sequence MQRAINYGRGIVRFAILGSNPERFLNICAEHRVALWQLERVDTTEMCVSAHFASCRKLVKLGEQAGFSVKHVGQMGAPYVWRQLRQRLGMIIGLGIFIAAVFIMAQFVWDIEVIGYDELPREKILMHLQDIGIGIGTPTNRIRSRDVRDEMMLRIEELSWLGINIRGSRAIVEVRERVMGEPRLETSTPCHIVARKPGVIVSMRVYNGLNLREVGDTVNAGDILISGAAATEHGTLRIMHAMGEVYARTWHEIEGVVPLYSLGKEYTGRSRMRYTLQVGNWLTRLSAGRSVPFEHYDKQREERKLSVPPGVTLPLIMIREAYLEFEPFEYVMNKDIAEAALERHLMEQLAQRSRDAEILQVEIEFFLRDDALFGRLRAECLERIGVMQAFDPLELPPIEVPSELQ from the coding sequence ATGCAAAGAGCGATCAATTACGGGCGCGGTATTGTGCGATTTGCGATTCTCGGCAGCAATCCCGAGCGATTTTTGAACATTTGTGCCGAGCATCGTGTAGCACTATGGCAGTTGGAACGTGTTGATACTACTGAAATGTGCGTCAGTGCACATTTTGCATCATGCCGTAAACTGGTCAAACTGGGCGAGCAGGCAGGATTTTCTGTCAAACATGTAGGACAAATGGGTGCGCCGTATGTATGGCGCCAACTGCGCCAACGGTTGGGGATGATTATTGGATTGGGGATATTTATAGCAGCCGTTTTCATTATGGCACAGTTTGTATGGGATATTGAAGTTATAGGCTATGATGAATTACCGCGTGAAAAAATCCTCATGCACTTGCAGGATATTGGCATCGGGATCGGTACCCCGACCAATCGCATTCGGTCAAGAGATGTGCGCGATGAGATGATGCTGCGCATTGAAGAATTGAGTTGGTTGGGCATTAACATACGAGGCAGCCGCGCCATTGTTGAAGTGCGTGAACGTGTGATGGGTGAACCGCGGCTGGAGACATCGACACCATGCCATATCGTGGCACGGAAGCCGGGTGTCATTGTGTCGATGCGTGTGTATAACGGATTGAATTTGCGTGAAGTGGGAGATACCGTCAATGCCGGCGATATTCTTATCAGCGGCGCAGCGGCTACTGAGCATGGAACGTTGCGTATTATGCACGCAATGGGTGAAGTTTATGCGCGGACATGGCATGAGATTGAGGGTGTTGTGCCGTTGTATTCACTGGGGAAAGAATACACGGGACGGTCACGCATGCGATATACGCTGCAAGTCGGCAATTGGCTGACACGGCTATCGGCTGGGCGGAGTGTTCCATTCGAACATTATGATAAACAGCGAGAAGAACGAAAACTCTCAGTTCCGCCGGGCGTAACACTACCATTGATAATGATTCGTGAAGCGTACTTAGAGTTTGAGCCGTTTGAATATGTTATGAACAAAGATATTGCAGAGGCGGCATTGGAGCGGCACTTGATGGAACAACTGGCGCAACGCAGCCGTGATGCCGAGATTTTGCAGGTTGAAATTGAGTTTTTCTTGCGTGATGACGCATTATTTGGGCGATTGAGGGCAGAGTGTTTAGAACGTATAGGTGTTATGCAGGCATTTGATCCGTTAGAACTGCCGCCTATAGAAGTCCCTAGCGAATTGCAATAG
- a CDS encoding ABC transporter permease, with protein sequence MKALKAFTIGVFIFLYLPIAFLIVRSFDASSTPTIFTGFTLDNYRQLAGNSRLMLLLQNSLIVAFLAATAATILGTMAAMGIVSMRKKMRGVVMKLTRIPITNPDIVTGVSLAIFFVFIGRTMQSERDALGFGTLLIAHITFNLPYVILAVMPKLRQLDPHISEAARDLGCTPFQSFRKVVLPEIFPGILGGFMMAFVLSLDDFVISFFVHGPSFVTLPVEIYSYTKRAMPPPVYAMFTLLFLTVLAVMVLINLLQARSAKYMKPENGRPRGGLFGRM encoded by the coding sequence ATGAAAGCATTAAAAGCCTTTACCATCGGCGTCTTCATTTTTCTATATCTACCGATTGCCTTCTTGATTGTGCGTTCGTTTGACGCCAGTTCAACGCCGACCATCTTTACTGGTTTTACCCTTGACAATTACCGCCAGTTGGCGGGCAACAGTCGCTTGATGCTGCTGTTGCAAAATAGCTTAATTGTTGCCTTTCTCGCGGCCACCGCAGCGACGATTCTCGGAACAATGGCAGCCATGGGTATCGTGTCAATGCGCAAAAAAATGCGTGGTGTCGTTATGAAGCTGACTCGCATCCCCATCACCAACCCCGACATCGTAACAGGCGTATCGCTGGCCATTTTCTTTGTCTTTATTGGACGTACCATGCAATCGGAGCGCGATGCGTTGGGCTTTGGGACATTGCTGATTGCGCACATCACGTTTAATTTGCCGTACGTCATCCTTGCGGTCATGCCCAAGTTGCGGCAACTCGACCCACATATCAGCGAAGCGGCAAGGGATTTGGGTTGTACGCCGTTCCAATCGTTCCGTAAAGTTGTACTGCCCGAGATTTTCCCCGGCATATTGGGTGGGTTTATGATGGCCTTTGTGCTGTCGCTCGACGATTTTGTCATCAGTTTCTTCGTACATGGGCCAAGTTTTGTGACCCTTCCGGTCGAGATTTACAGCTACACCAAACGTGCCATGCCGCCGCCTGTTTACGCCATGTTCACGCTGTTGTTCTTGACCGTGCTGGCGGTGATGGTGCTCATCAATCTACTGCAAGCGCGCAGTGCTAAGTATATGAAACCCGAAAACGGCCGTCCGCGCGGCGGGTTGTTTGGCCGGATGTAA
- a CDS encoding sporulation protein, with protein sequence MPKQPNKKTLLERAADMMDLPADTVAGVPRMEMVGNQQFYISNHKGLLMYENNEVAINCGKTIVRVRGHGLTIKAMNIEDLMVEGGIVAIEFET encoded by the coding sequence ATGCCAAAGCAACCAAATAAAAAGACGCTGCTTGAACGCGCCGCAGATATGATGGATTTGCCGGCCGATACCGTGGCTGGCGTGCCGCGCATGGAAATGGTAGGCAATCAGCAATTTTATATCAGCAATCACAAGGGGTTGCTGATGTATGAGAACAACGAAGTTGCCATCAATTGCGGCAAAACCATTGTGCGTGTGCGCGGACATGGGTTGACCATTAAGGCTATGAATATTGAGGATTTAATGGTTGAGGGCGGCATTGTTGCCATTGAATTCGAAACGTAA